The proteins below are encoded in one region of Rana temporaria chromosome 2, aRanTem1.1, whole genome shotgun sequence:
- the TCEANC gene encoding transcription elongation factor A N-terminal and central domain-containing protein isoform X1 translates to MNITKERKCWGRSECEEEDAILHGRMLNATGIKELTYRALQVERLLADRKYEDIMYHLSYFETLEVSLQTLQETDVIGVIYRVLKSCSQGAMKKKAKCLLSKWKLLYKESCAHPKEEHHTGESKELVTAQSVPENEQDKGVLGSTMELHLSTATQETAAGNTDASTQAACCTKSSEDNVGEEKIIAEELRVKCRELLCQALSDTTECPEKTHAYAHALEESIYNMYAKNEKKYRNCVRSKVSNLRNPKNSHLKKQIFSGALSPGAFATMTALEMASDELRTLRASYTQESVQEHQLPQGVDGLQTNKIKCRKCDRFNCTVTMISRGTLFLPAWVRAGNPDEEMMTFIICNECGEKWYHSRWICL, encoded by the coding sequence GAATGCTGAATGCAACTGGTATTAAAGAACTGACATACAGAGCCTTACAAGTGGAAAGACTTCTAGCAGACAGAAAATATGAAGACATTATGTACCACCTCTCATACTTTGAAACTCTTGAGGTCAGTCTGCAAACCCTTCAAGAGACAGACGTCATCGGGGTTATTTACAGGGTACTTAAGAGCTGTTCCCAAGGAGCTATGAAAAAGAAGGCCAAGTGCTTGCTGTCCAAATGGAAGCTTTTGTATAAAGAAAGCTGTGCCCATCCCAAGGAGGAACATCACACAGGTGAAAGCAAAGAACTTGTAACAGCGCAGTCAGTCCCAGAAAATGAACAAGACAAAGGTGTTCTGGGTAGTACAATGGAACTTCATTTGTCTACAGCAACTCAAGAAACAGCAGCTGGAAATACTGATGCAAGCACTCAAGCAGCTTGTTGTACAAAATCTAGTGAGGACAATGTAGGTGAAGAGAAAATCATTGCTGAGGAATTGAGAGTAAAATGCAGAGAACTTTTGTGCCAGGCTTTGTCTGATACTACAGAGTGTCCAGAGAAAACGCATGCATATGCACACGCACTAGAGGAAAGCATCTATAACATGTATGCCAAAAATGAGAAGAAGTATAGAAACTGTGTACGGAGTAAAGTTTCCAATCTGAGAAATCCAAAGAATTCCCATCTAAAAAAGCAGATTTTCTCTGGCGCATTAAGTCCTGGGGCGTTTGCTACAATGACTGCATTGGAGATGGCCAGTGATGAACTCCGAACGCTCAGAGCCAGCTATACACAAGAAAGTGTTCAGGAGCATCAGTTACCCCAAGGCGTTGATGGCCTCCAGacaaataaaattaaatgcaGGAAGTGTGACAGGTTTAATTGTACAGTTACAATGATTTCAAGAGGAACTCTGTTTCTGCCTGCTTGGGTGCGGGCTGGAAACCCTGATGAAGAAATGATGACATTTATCATTTGTAATGAGTGTGGAGAGAAGTGGTATCATAGTAGGTGGATCTGTCTGTGA
- the TCEANC gene encoding transcription elongation factor A N-terminal and central domain-containing protein isoform X2, which produces MLNATGIKELTYRALQVERLLADRKYEDIMYHLSYFETLEVSLQTLQETDVIGVIYRVLKSCSQGAMKKKAKCLLSKWKLLYKESCAHPKEEHHTGESKELVTAQSVPENEQDKGVLGSTMELHLSTATQETAAGNTDASTQAACCTKSSEDNVGEEKIIAEELRVKCRELLCQALSDTTECPEKTHAYAHALEESIYNMYAKNEKKYRNCVRSKVSNLRNPKNSHLKKQIFSGALSPGAFATMTALEMASDELRTLRASYTQESVQEHQLPQGVDGLQTNKIKCRKCDRFNCTVTMISRGTLFLPAWVRAGNPDEEMMTFIICNECGEKWYHSRWICL; this is translated from the coding sequence ATGCTGAATGCAACTGGTATTAAAGAACTGACATACAGAGCCTTACAAGTGGAAAGACTTCTAGCAGACAGAAAATATGAAGACATTATGTACCACCTCTCATACTTTGAAACTCTTGAGGTCAGTCTGCAAACCCTTCAAGAGACAGACGTCATCGGGGTTATTTACAGGGTACTTAAGAGCTGTTCCCAAGGAGCTATGAAAAAGAAGGCCAAGTGCTTGCTGTCCAAATGGAAGCTTTTGTATAAAGAAAGCTGTGCCCATCCCAAGGAGGAACATCACACAGGTGAAAGCAAAGAACTTGTAACAGCGCAGTCAGTCCCAGAAAATGAACAAGACAAAGGTGTTCTGGGTAGTACAATGGAACTTCATTTGTCTACAGCAACTCAAGAAACAGCAGCTGGAAATACTGATGCAAGCACTCAAGCAGCTTGTTGTACAAAATCTAGTGAGGACAATGTAGGTGAAGAGAAAATCATTGCTGAGGAATTGAGAGTAAAATGCAGAGAACTTTTGTGCCAGGCTTTGTCTGATACTACAGAGTGTCCAGAGAAAACGCATGCATATGCACACGCACTAGAGGAAAGCATCTATAACATGTATGCCAAAAATGAGAAGAAGTATAGAAACTGTGTACGGAGTAAAGTTTCCAATCTGAGAAATCCAAAGAATTCCCATCTAAAAAAGCAGATTTTCTCTGGCGCATTAAGTCCTGGGGCGTTTGCTACAATGACTGCATTGGAGATGGCCAGTGATGAACTCCGAACGCTCAGAGCCAGCTATACACAAGAAAGTGTTCAGGAGCATCAGTTACCCCAAGGCGTTGATGGCCTCCAGacaaataaaattaaatgcaGGAAGTGTGACAGGTTTAATTGTACAGTTACAATGATTTCAAGAGGAACTCTGTTTCTGCCTGCTTGGGTGCGGGCTGGAAACCCTGATGAAGAAATGATGACATTTATCATTTGTAATGAGTGTGGAGAGAAGTGGTATCATAGTAGGTGGATCTGTCTGTGA